The following proteins are co-located in the Streptomyces bottropensis ATCC 25435 genome:
- a CDS encoding YbaK/EbsC family protein: MTNPAQDTEGSAAHPRFAEALTALGLAELHARIRRFPEATRTAAEAAAALGCELSEICKSLIFAADGVPVLVLMDGASRVDLELVRRELGATRVTRARADVVRETTGYAIGGVPPFGHRTRTRVLADRSLLDHATVWAAAGTPYTVFPMDPRTLIAHAGATLVDVREHSA; encoded by the coding sequence ATGACCAACCCCGCGCAGGACACCGAGGGCTCCGCCGCCCACCCCCGTTTCGCCGAGGCACTCACCGCCCTGGGCCTGGCCGAACTGCACGCCCGGATCCGCAGGTTCCCAGAGGCCACGAGGACCGCGGCGGAGGCGGCGGCAGCCCTCGGCTGCGAGTTGAGCGAGATCTGCAAGTCGCTGATCTTCGCCGCGGACGGCGTCCCCGTGCTGGTGCTCATGGACGGCGCGTCGAGGGTCGACCTGGAGCTGGTCCGGCGCGAACTCGGCGCCACGAGGGTCACCCGGGCCCGCGCCGACGTCGTACGGGAGACGACCGGATACGCGATCGGCGGCGTCCCGCCCTTCGGGCACCGCACCAGGACCCGCGTCCTCGCGGACCGCTCGCTGCTGGACCACGCGACCGTGTGGGCGGCCGCCGGCACCCCGTACACCGTCTTCCCCATGGACCCCAGGACGCTGATCGCCCACGCGGGCGCCACCCTGGTGGACGTCCGCGAACACAGCGCGTGA